TGTGCTAAAATTATTTAGTTACAGATACTAGAATGGGCTGCAGCGGCCCATGATAAAACAGGAGGAACCCCATGTCCGGACATAGTAAATGGAACAACATCAAACGCAAAAAAGAGAAGACCGACGGCCAAAAGGCCAAGCTCTTTACAAAGGTGGGCCGCGAGATCGCGGTGGCTGTGCGCGCGGGCGGCGGCGACCCGGCTTCCAACGGGAAGCTGCGGGATCTTGTTGCCAAAGCGAAAAGCCTGAATGTTCCCAACGACAACATCCAGCGGATCATCAAGCGGGCCGAAGGCGGGGAAAAGGACAACTATGAGTCCATTACCTATGAAGGATACGGCCCCTGCGGGATTGCCATGATGGTGGAGACCCTGACCGACAACCGCAACCGCACCGCCGCCAACCTGCGCCATTACTTTGACAAGTTCGGCGGCAACCTGGGCAACATGGGGTGCGTGAGCTTTTTGTTTACCCAAAAGGGCGTGATCGTGCTGGATGGTGAGGGCCTGGATGAGGAAAAGGTCATGGAGGACTGCTTTGACGCCGGGGCCGAGGACTTTGACATGGGCGACGATGTGGTGGAGGTGACCACCAGCCCGGAGGATTTCTCGGCCGTGCGCCAGGCGCTGGAAGACAAGGGATACAGCTTTATTTCGGCCGATGTGGCCATGGTGCCCGCCACCTACACCGCCCTTGCCGGCGAGGACGACCAGAAGAACATGGCAAAGCTTTTGGACGCGCTGGAGGACGACGACGACGTGCAGAACGTGTGGCACAACCTGGAAAACGAAGAAGACCTGGACCGCTGAGCCGGCCGGGCGTTTGCGAAAGACCAGTGCGCAGGGGGCCCGCCGGGCAGACGGTGGGCCCCCTGCGCTACCCTGAGAAAAAGGAGGGCCGCTTGTATGGCCGAGACCATTCTGTGCCCCCACTGCCTGTCCCGCGTGGAGGTGGGCAAGGAGCAGTGCCCCTTTTGTGACAAGCCCCTGGTAAACTCGAACCCGCCGGGCACGCTGCCCTTTGCCGCCCTGTTGGGGAGGCGCTATACGGTGGGGCGGCACATCGCCACCGACGGCGAGGGCATTTTATACGCCGCGGTGGAAAACACCGGCGGCGTGCGGGTGATGCTGAAGGAATATTTCCCGGTGACCCTGAGCGAAGGCCGCGGCCCGGATGGCTGTGTTGTGCCGAAAGAGGGCAGGGAAGTGCTGTTCAAGACCACCCGCATGGACTTTGCCGACCTGTACCGCAGCGTGATGCGCATTACCCCCGCCACCGGGCTGGCCGCAGTGCTGGACGTGCTGGAGGAGAACGACACGGTTTACGCGGTGCTGGAGCAGGTGAGCGGCGAGACCCTGGCCCACTATTTGACAGCCCACCCCCGCTGCATGACCCCGGCGGAGGCGCGCAGCATGCTGCAGCCTGTGATGGAGGGGGTGGCGGCCCTGCACAAGGCGGGGCTGGTGCACCGCGGTGTGAGCCCCGCAAACATCCTGCTTGCGGCCGGGGGCTCGGCCCGGCTGTGCGGTTACGGGACCCTGGGCCTGCGCACGGCGGGCAGCGAGCTGAAGAGCCAGCTGTACGACGGGTACTCCGCGCCCGAGCAGTATTCGCCTGCCGAGTTTGAGGGCCGCTATACCGACGTGTACGGCCTTGCAGCGGTGTTTTACCGGCTGGTGACCGGCCAGGCGCCGGTGAGCGCGGTGCAGCGCAAGGTGAGCGACAGCCTGCTTGCCGCGCAGGAGGTGGAGCCCGGGGTGCCGGGCTACCTTTCCAACGTGCTGGAGGCAGCCCTGGCGCTGGCCCCGGGCGACCGGCTGCAGAATGTGCCCGAACTGATGGGGGCGCTCACCAGCCAGCGCGCGGCCGAAAGCCTTACAAGGCCGGAGCCGCCCGCCCCCCGGGACGGGCGCATCAGCGCGAAAAGCTTGTTTGCAGGCAGTTTGGTGGTCATTCTGGTGCTCTTTTTGCTGCTGATGTGGAGCATCCTGGACCGAAACGCGCCGGCCGCCGAGTCGCAGCCTGCAAGCACGCCGCCGGCCTCCAGCGAGCCGGCGCAGATCAAAACGATCCCAAATTTTGTGGGGCTTACCTTTTTGCAGGTGAACACGGACCCGGAGTACAGCGCGGGTTACCGGTTTGATATCGTGTCTCAGGAGTACAGCTCGGAGTACGGCAACGGGGTGATCATCAGCCAGGAGCCCGAGGCGGGCACCACCACCTCCGAGGAGAAAAAGACCATCAGCCTGGTGGTGAGCAAAGGGCCCGAGATGGTGGAGATGCCGAACATTGTGGGGTTCACCCGGGAGAGCGCGGAAAAGGAGCTCACCGACAACCATATCAAGGCCAGCTTTTTCCTGCAGGAAAACAACGGCGATTACGCCAGCAACTGCGTGGTGTATACCGATGTGGAGCCCGGCACCTTTATCGATGTGAACAAAACCATTGTGAACGTGTATATCGCAAAGGAGCGGGTGGTCTACGACCCGCCCGCAGCCACCGAGCCCCCGGCGGAATAAAAACAGTGCGCCCCCGGAAAACCCTATGTTCCGGGGGCGCACTGTTTTTATGCGGGCCTGTGCCGGGAGGCGCCCGGGTCGTTACAATTCCTTCCTTTTGTAGATCCCCAGTGAAACAAAATAGGAGATCACAAAGAAACCGATGGAAACCAGGGCAAAAATGATCCCGACCAGTGATTTTGCACTGATTGCAGAATTTTGGCGGGCAAAAGGCGCTGCAAGCCGCAAAACGACCATAAACAAAGCGGTGGCAATTCCTGCACATGCAAAGACGATGATCTCGTTTTTTTCGGTGCCGATTTTAAGCATAATGGGGTACATGAAAGAGGAAGTAAGCAGCGATAACGAAACCCCGAACGAAAGCCCAAAAATGAGAGCGTCCGCGCTTAATTTTTTAAAAACAAAAACGGTTAAGAAGGATGTGAAGGCGGACATAAAAACACCGCATAAAATCAGGATCAAAAACGATATGTAGCGGGCTTTTACAATATCGCCCCTTGTTACAGGCAGGGTTATTTCAAAGTTGCTCCATTTTGAGGTGACGTCTGTATTCAATGCCGTGCCGCTATTTGCAATAAACATAAACGACTGCATGGCCAATACCATGGAAACAATGCTTTCTTCGCCGCTTACAAGGGGGATAAATACAAGAACAAACGATATCCCAAAAGCAAGCTGCAGGTTTGCCCCCATGGAATAAAAATTATTCCTCAATAAACCTTTCATTCAGCGTTCCTCCCTGGTGAGCAGCGACAACAATTCGTCGATGGTTGCGTGATCCACCAAAATGTTGGGGTGCTTTTTTGCAAATGCGTTTTTGTCCTGCACCAACACCTCAAGCTGCAGCCCCCGTTTGCGGGATGCAAGAAATTCCGATTTGCCCAGTTTTTCAAAATCGCTTTGCTTCATGCGGGCGATCCCGTACTCGTAGATCAAGGTATCCTTCTTTTCGGCCAGAATGATTTTGCCGTTGTTGATAAAGGTGATATAATCGGAAATTTTTTCAAGGTCGCTTGAGATGTGTGAGGAGATCAGGATGGAGTTTTCCTCATGTTCGACAAACTCCAAAAACACATCCAGGATTTCTTCCCGCACAACTGGGTCAAGGCCTGCGGTTGCTTCGTCCAAAATCAGCAGCATGGCTTTGTGGGAAAGCGCAACGCTGATGGAGAGTTTCATCGTCATGCCGCGGGAAAAGGTTTTAATTTTTTTGTTTTGCGGAATGCCAAACCGTTCAAGATAGGCAAAAAACAAATTGGCGTCCCAGTTTTTATAAATGTCGTTTAACACCTTTTCTAATTTTTGGGGAGTCAGCTCCCCCGAAAAATTCACAGCGTCAAACACCACCCCGATGCGGTCCCGCAGGGAGGTGGAGCGATCGGTCATTTGCTGGCCGAAGAAAGTTACCTCGCCGCTGTCTTTCTGGATAATATTTAAAATTGTATTGATGGTGGTGCTTTTTCCGGCACCGTTTTTGCCCACAAACCCCATGATCGAACCCTTTGGAATGGTAAAGGAAACGTTTTGCAGTTTGAAATTTGTGCCTTTGTAAGCTTTGCACAGATCCTTGACTTGTAATGCGGACTCCATTTATTCGCCCTCCTCGTAAAACAGTTTGAGCAGTTCGGTGATCTTATCCAGCGAAATGCCGCTTGTGCGGGCAAGCTCTGCGGCTGCAACCAAATGCTCCTCCACGCGCTTTTGCTGTTCTTCCTGGATAAAGTCTTTATTTTGCGCGGCCACAAAGCTGCCCCGGCCCACGGTGGTTTCGATAAAGCCGTCCCGCGTGAGATCCTCGTAAGCTTTTTGCACGGTTATGACGCTTACATGGATCGTTTTAGCGAGAGAACGCATGGAGGGAATGGGGGCGCCCGCCCCGAGCTCTCCGCTCATGATCATGGCCTTAAACTGCGAGGTGATCTGTTCATAGATCGGCTTGCTGGTATTGCTGCTGATGATAATTTCCAAAGGATCCCTCCTTGTGCTGGATTGTAATATAATGTACTTATTGAATAAGTACATTATATATCAGATGAGTACACTTTGTCAACAGGGCTCGGGGCATAAAGGCGGCTGTTTTTTCAGATGCTGCCCAGGCTGGCCTCTTTGGCGGTAAAGGCCGCACAAATCAAGAACAGCAAAGAAGGATGGAAAGAGGGCTGGAAATGTGATATCATATCTCCATCAAGAGGGTGGGGCAATACAGGCCGCTTATAAATAAAGGAGGGCTGAACGATGTTTTATAACGCAAAGAACTGCAGCTTGAAAATAGACGATACACAGATGGACTACATAACGTTTGGGAAAGGGGATAAAACCCTTGTCATGATCCCTGGATTGGGCGACGCCTTAAGGACGGTGAAAGGCTCAGCGGCTGTTTTTGCGCTTATGTACAAACTATTTGCAAAAGACTACAGGGTATATGTGTTCAGCCGCAAAAACAAGCTGAAACAAGGCTGCTCTACCCGGGACATGGCCGCTGATTTGGCAAATGCCATGAACCGGCTGGGAATCACAAACGCTTTTGCTCTGGGAGTTTCTCAGGGGGGGATGATCGCGCAGTATCTGGCGATCGATTTTCCTGAGATGGTGGAAAAACTTGTGCTTGCCGTAACGCTGTGCAAACAAAACGAAACTTCAAAAAGAGTGATCTCCCAGTGGATTTTGCTGGCGGATCAAAATGACTTTAAAAGCCTTTTTGCCGATATGGCCGAAAAAATATATACGCCAAAACGTGCAAAAGCACAGCGCCCTTTTAATGCGATCCTGTCTGCTTTGACAAAACCGAAAAGCCTGGACAATTTTATCCTGCAGGCGAGTGCCTGCATTGCACACGACAGCTCCGCGCTGCTGGATAAGATCCAGTGCCCGGTGCTGATCACAGGGGGCGATGAGGATAAAGTTTTGGGCGGAGATTCGGCGGACGAGATCGCACAGCGGATAAAGGGGAGCGAATTGAAAATTTACCATGGATATGGCCACAGCGCCTACGAAGAGGCCAAGGATTTTAACCGCCAGGTTTTGAAGTTTTTAAATGCATAGAGGCCTGCAAAAGAACTTATACAAAAACAGACTGATTTGCCCCTCAAGGATTTACAAAAACGACGTGCAGCAGAATATTTACAAGGGAAGGAGCTTTAAAGGCAAAAAGAATTTCCTGCCTAAATGAGTGCGGTAGATTACTGAAAAATTCCGGGGTCCTTTTTACTGCCGCAATCACTCCATATGCAACGCTGCTTTGGGCAACCACTGTGTTTGGGACAGAGAACAGGCTTTTAGAAGAGAATTCATTTTTGGATATGGTTGCGCGTGAGCTATCGGATGAAGAGCATATTAAGCCTGATAAGGGAAGCTATAACGGAATTGGGCGCTCCCATTTTCACAGTGCAGACGAGCTTAGAACGGAACTGTTATGCAGCGGTTTTGAGAATACGCGAATACATGGGGTGGTTGGCGCCGTGTGGCTTGCACCTGATATTGACGGGATTTGGAAAAATCCATCTGCAAAGGCGGCCCTTATGAGAACAGTGAGAATGATAGACGAGCGTGAAGACATTATGGGCCTATCTACGCATTTACTGAGTGTATCAAGACGATAGATAATGAACATTAGCGGCAAGCGGGGCATACGCATGCGATTTTTTTGTGCTGTGCCGGCCGCCCCGCAAGGGGCGAGGCACGGGTGTTTTTGGATAAGCGTTTTATTGCGGG
This window of the Oscillospiraceae bacterium genome carries:
- a CDS encoding putative transcriptional regulatory protein, which gives rise to MSGHSKWNNIKRKKEKTDGQKAKLFTKVGREIAVAVRAGGGDPASNGKLRDLVAKAKSLNVPNDNIQRIIKRAEGGEKDNYESITYEGYGPCGIAMMVETLTDNRNRTAANLRHYFDKFGGNLGNMGCVSFLFTQKGVIVLDGEGLDEEKVMEDCFDAGAEDFDMGDDVVEVTTSPEDFSAVRQALEDKGYSFISADVAMVPATYTALAGEDDQKNMAKLLDALEDDDDVQNVWHNLENEEDLDR
- a CDS encoding membrane protein, with protein sequence MKGLLRNNFYSMGANLQLAFGISFVLVFIPLVSGEESIVSMVLAMQSFMFIANSGTALNTDVTSKWSNFEITLPVTRGDIVKARYISFLILILCGVFMSAFTSFLTVFVFKKLSADALIFGLSFGVSLSLLTSSFMYPIMLKIGTEKNEIIVFACAGIATALFMVVLRLAAPFARQNSAISAKSLVGIIFALVSIGFFVISYFVSLGIYKRKEL
- a CDS encoding ABC transporter; the protein is MESALQVKDLCKAYKGTNFKLQNVSFTIPKGSIMGFVGKNGAGKSTTINTILNIIQKDSGEVTFFGQQMTDRSTSLRDRIGVVFDAVNFSGELTPQKLEKVLNDIYKNWDANLFFAYLERFGIPQNKKIKTFSRGMTMKLSISVALSHKAMLLILDEATAGLDPVVREEILDVFLEFVEHEENSILISSHISSDLEKISDYITFINNGKIILAEKKDTLIYEYGIARMKQSDFEKLGKSEFLASRKRGLQLEVLVQDKNAFAKKHPNILVDHATIDELLSLLTREER
- a CDS encoding GntR family transcriptional regulator, with product MEIIISSNTSKPIYEQITSQFKAMIMSGELGAGAPIPSMRSLAKTIHVSVITVQKAYEDLTRDGFIETTVGRGSFVAAQNKDFIQEEQQKRVEEHLVAAAELARTSGISLDKITELLKLFYEEGE
- the hydD gene encoding hydrolase; translated protein: MFYNAKNCSLKIDDTQMDYITFGKGDKTLVMIPGLGDALRTVKGSAAVFALMYKLFAKDYRVYVFSRKNKLKQGCSTRDMAADLANAMNRLGITNAFALGVSQGGMIAQYLAIDFPEMVEKLVLAVTLCKQNETSKRVISQWILLADQNDFKSLFADMAEKIYTPKRAKAQRPFNAILSALTKPKSLDNFILQASACIAHDSSALLDKIQCPVLITGGDEDKVLGGDSADEIAQRIKGSELKIYHGYGHSAYEEAKDFNRQVLKFLNA